The sequence CACTAGTCTAGGCTTGGACTTTTAGTACTAAGtagtgtttttgttgtttttttctatACAGGTGTTGTTGATGTCAccgtatatattattatttatttgtttgtttgttttcagaAGTAAGAAGGAATGATGAGGAAGGAGATGAGATCAAGGAACTAGAGAAGATGGGGAAGTTATTAGAAGAGTTAAGAGAAGATGGAAAGAAGATGGATATAGAAATAGAGCTTATCCAGCAAACTATCCACTCAGATCTTGAGAAAGACAGAAAAACTTTGTCTTTGAACCTTGAGTTGGGAGATGATGGAGAAAAGATGGGGGCATATATGGAGCTGATTAAGAACTTCGTTAACTCAGAGCTTGTAACTCCGAGAGGCGACTTGAACCTCAATATTAATAATGATATCCGGGAAGATGTATCAGATGAGGAGGATATCAAAGCTTGGAGAGTAAAACTGAAATTTGTAGCTAAAGAAGTTCATGAGACCTACTTTGTTATCCAAGAAACTGCAAAGGCGGCGAAAACAACAGCTGACAGGGCCAATCTAACCTACATGATTGTGGACGAAATTTCAAAAGAAATGGAAACTATGAGTGGGATGATAAAAGAAGAAGCCCTTGAGATGTTTATaaagttaagagaagaagtttGGGAAACGTGGTTGGACTTCGAAGCTAGAAAAACAGAAGCGGAGGTTGCTGCGGACAGAGCTGCGGAGGAGCTTTCATATGCAATGGTGGAGTTGATGGACGCAGTCAACATCCGTCCGTGGGAGGGTTACCGAACTGGCTAACAGTTTGCATGCCTCTCTAATTATATTtcaatctctttatttttgttgtcagatgaatttcatttttaattctttttttttgtaaaaaaaaattcaatttaattttttattattttattttattttatttgaagaagtctattttaattgataaactGTGAACTCAGTTTTGAGTCCATCCGGGGCCACTAGTAACTTACTCTGTTCTTCAAAGAGATAACACATAAATGATTCATGTTATGAAATCCTACAATCTTCGTAGTGGATTGTGAGGAGGTGTGGGTGGTGATGAGTTTTCCCAGTACCAAGTCGGCATTTTGGTCTCTTTGGGAGACTAATATCCTTCTTCTTTTGCAGGATTTGATGTGTTTGTAACTAGGTTTCGTCTCCTTTGCATTCCGATTTGTCTGAGGCTTGCCCTGTCTGTTCTAAGCCGAGTTGTCCCTTGGCTTTGGCGGTTCCTGTTCTCGATTAGGCGGTTTGAGTGGTTCCAGTAGTGCTCATAAGGTTTGCTATATTTTCCCTCTTAATCATTAGTGGAAAGGGCTTCATCGACGACTTATATTGCAAACTTGAAGATATTATCAAAATCCAGCTACTCCGGTGATGTTACGAGAAGACTGGCATCTGAGACAACGAGGGTACGTAAATTCCACATTCAACGACTGAGAACGGTGAttgatttctaagaattttgGAACTTTCAAGCGGATAGCGACGGTGTTGTGGGTGCACGAAGCTAGTCTAACTATGTTTGAACTAGAAAATTTTGGTTGATTTAAGTTTGTAAGTGACGTTGCGACTCTCATTTTTTGGGttgataaataaattgaaaaaaaagagagtatagGGCACGGAATTAATGTGTGCAATAAGTTTGTACTTAACGGTTGTTTTATTCTGATTTTAGTTgacttaaaaaatgaaaatattcattCAATGGCATTCCATGGTATTTATTGAGGAAAACTCAGGGCTAAATACAAAATGTACtcatgttttaatagattagatgaatTCAAAGTATTCCAAAATCACACTCATAACTTTTTATTAGTTTACCTTTCAATAACATTAGATTTGATTTAAGTTTTGTAAATGGTTGATTGAATAACATGAGATTTGTAAGTGTTTgcaattattttacataaattcCATGTTCAATAACATGTGATTTGAAAAGAATTTTTAAAAGCCTTAATTGAATACATAAGTTTTCAGGCGATTTTAGGGTATTTGAGTGCAGTTtctaagtaaaaaaaattaaaactcaaatctcatGGTTTTAGGTTATATTGTTAAAACCAACTCTTACACAGCAAAATAAGAGAGtaggaaaagaagagaaacaaaccTGAGCTAAAATCACAGACACTTTGATATGTCCtctcacttctttttgacaaaTCTTGCTCTGTTTTCACATCTTCATCAAATGTCACCCATGAAACAAGCGAAAGTAATCATCGAATTCGAAAAGCATTTTGCACAACTCGATATGACGGTAACATAAACTCTATTCATTTATAAGAGCATTAATACTCAGAAATGTTGGTGCAGTCACAAATATCGGTTgtgtcatgtttttttttaatgcataaattCAACTTTagcttatttttaaaataagttcAAAAACTGATACACAAagtaatactccctctgttttttaaagaTGAATGTTCTAggattttcacacttattaagaaaccatattaaaacttatttattaatgtatagttttttgtaactttatattttttatatttttaaaccaataggattaaaagaaatgtaattaatatttttgaaacacacaattttttattat is a genomic window of Brassica napus cultivar Da-Ae chromosome A2, Da-Ae, whole genome shotgun sequence containing:
- the LOC106395589 gene encoding uncharacterized protein LOC106395589 produces the protein MNSTEEQERNEKEIEDLAIILFWIERPFLVILLLYSSFVSVLIGLLLPVTTLLAIIFFLLCPRLSSTGPSGIGGFWLFLSDRFMFLLALSSHETILVWLLTVFISIVNHSVYIIEYIVRSYKSHHTISLPPQSPEVRRNDEEGDEIKELEKMGKLLEELREDGKKMDIEIELIQQTIHSDLEKDRKTLSLNLELGDDGEKMGAYMELIKNFVNSELVTPRGDLNLNINNDIREDVSDEEDIKAWRVKLKFVAKEVHETYFVIQETAKAAKTTADRANLTYMIVDEISKEMETMSGMIKEEALEMFIKLREEVWETWLDFEARKTEAEVAADRAAEELSYAMVELMDAVNIRPWEGYRTG